The nucleotide sequence TTACAGCCAAGGAAGCTCCACGCCATAGCTAAGCAAGAACTTTGGGAAAGCAAATTCATGGCATATCTGATGGAAACCTGGGGTAGTATCCCAGTGGATCGTGAGAACATGGGACGTGCTACCATGGATGCCTGTTTCAAGGTACTCGACCAAAATCATATCTTGGCCATAGCTCCAGAGGGCACCCGAAGCAAGGATGGGACACTCCAGAGGGGAAAGGGTGGTGTTGCATTCATCGCCCACAAGAAGAATGCACCCATGATTCCTGTTGCGGTGATGGGCTTCGAGAAGACCAAAGCCAATTTGAAGCGCCTAAAAAGAACGGTCATTACAATCAAAGTAGGGAAGCCCTTTGAGATTATCCAGAAGGG is from uncultured Sphaerochaeta sp. and encodes:
- a CDS encoding lysophospholipid acyltransferase family protein, coding for MKMSERMINALLRAFFRVCFKIDRSELKKVPMEGPLLMMVNHTSNLEGPMLYGYLQPRKLHAIAKQELWESKFMAYLMETWGSIPVDRENMGRATMDACFKVLDQNHILAIAPEGTRSKDGTLQRGKGGVAFIAHKKNAPMIPVAVMGFEKTKANLKRLKRTVITIKVGKPFEIIQKGGRLDAETRDKLGDEIMLHLAALMPEERRGYYQGKPIEFTLTQTIT